The following are from one region of the Prionailurus bengalensis isolate Pbe53 chromosome A2, Fcat_Pben_1.1_paternal_pri, whole genome shotgun sequence genome:
- the USP19 gene encoding ubiquitin carboxyl-terminal hydrolase 19 isoform X6, producing the protein MSGGASTTGPRRGPPGLEEATSKKKQKDRANQESKDGDPRRGSVSSREEQAKEELLLDWRQSADEVIVKLRVGAGPLRLEEVDAAFTDTDCVVRLPGGRQWGGVFYAEIESSCTKVQARKGGLLQLALPKKVPLLTWPSLLKKPLGTQEALPGLRCQENGQEPSPIAPEPGPEPRRGKQEARNQKRAQGRGEVGAGAGPGAQAGPSAKRAVHLRRGPDGEGSRDGPGPRGDAPPFLAETATQAEAEEQLRVPPLNPQTCLLGSEENLALLAGEKTVSPRNDPVSPAMARSRDPEKGDRSKEEMAEAADALTLVDEPESMVNLAFVKNDSYEKGPDSVVVHVYVKEICRDTSRVLFREQDFTLIFQTRDGNFLRLHPGCGPHTIFRWQVKLRNLIEPEQCTFCFTASRIDICLRKRQSQRWGGLEAPAARVGGAKVAVPTGPTPLDSTPPGGAPHPLTGQEEARAVEKEKPKARSEDTGLDGVVARTPMEHVAPKPEPHLASPKPTCMVPPMPHSPVSGDSVEEEEEEEKKVCLPGFTGLVNLGNTCFMNSVIQSLSNTRELRDFFHDRSFEAEINYNNPLGTGGRLAIGFAVLLRALWKGTHHAFQPSKLKAIVASKASQFTGYAQHDAQEFMAFLLDGLHEDLNRIQNKPYTETVDSDGRPDEVVAEEAWQRHKMRNDSFIVDLFQGQYKSKLVCPVCAKVSITFDPFLYLPVPLPQKQKVLPIFYFAREPHSKPIKFLVSISKENSSASEVLESLSQSVHVKPENLRLAEVIKNRFHRVFLPSHSLDTVSPSDTLLCFELLSPELAKERVVVLEVQQRPQVPSIPISKCAACQRKQQSEDEKLKRCTRCYRVGYCNQLCQKTHWPDHKGLCRPENIGYPFLVSVPASRLTYARLAQLLEGYARYSVSVFQPPFQPGRMALESQGTGCTTLLSTSSLEAGDSERDPIQPPELQLVTPVAEGDTGVPRTWAAPDRGSVPSTSGVSSEVLASGPVEVGSLPAGERMSRPEAAVPGYQHPSEAINAHTPQFFIYKIDASNREQRLEDKGDTPLELGEDCSLALVWRNNERLQEFVLVASKELECAEDPGSAGEAARAGHFTLDQCLNLFTRPEVLAPEEAWYCPQCKQHREASKQLLLWRLPNVLIVQLKRFSFRSFIWRDKINDLVEFPVRNLDLSKFCIGQKEEQLPSYDLYAVINHYGGMIGGHYTACARLPNDRSSQRSDVGWRLFDDSTVTTVDESQVVTRYAYVLFYRRRNSPVERPPRAGHSEHHPDLGPAADAAASQASRIWQELEAEEEPVPEGPVPLGPWGPQDWVGPPPRGPTTPDEGCLRYFVLGTVAALVALVLNVFYPLVSQSRWR; encoded by the exons ATGTCTGGTGGGGCCAGCACCACGGGCCCAAGGAGAGGTCCCCCAGGACTGGAGGAGGCCACCAGTAAGAAGAAGCAGAAGGATCGAGCAAACCAAGAGAGCAAGGATGGAGATCCTAGGAGAG GGTCAGTGTCCTCTCGGGAGGAGCAGGCCAAAGAGG AGTTGTTGCTTGATTGGAGGCAGAGTGCAGATGAGGTGATTGTCAAGCTGCGTGTGGGAGCGGGTCCCCTGCGGCTGGAGGAGGTGGATGCTGCTTTCACAGACACAGACTGCGTGGTGCGGCTTCCAG GTGGTCGGCAGTGGGGTGGTGTTTTCTATGCTGAGATAGAAAGTTCTTGCACCAAAGTACAAGCCCGCAAGGGTGGCCTCCTGCAGCTGGCACTGCCCAAGAAGGTACCTCTGCTCACATGGCCCTCTCTTCTG AAGAAACCTCTAGGGACCCAGGAGGCGTTGCCAGGGCTGCGGTGTCAGGAGAATGGGCAGGAGCCATCTCCCATTGCCCCGGAGCCAGGCCCTGAGCCCCGGCGGGGTAAACAGGAGGCCCGGAACCAGAAGAGGGCCCAGGGCCGTGGTGAGGTAGGCGCAGGGGCTGGCCCCGGGGCCCAGGCAGGGCCCAGCGCCAAGAGGGCTGTGCATCTCCGCAGAGGGCCAGATGGGGAAGGGTCCAGAGATGGGCCTGGACCCCGGGGCGATGCCCCCCCCTTCTTGGCTgagacagccacccag GCTGAGGCTGAGGAACAGCTCCGGGTACCACCGCTGAACCCCCAGACCTGCCTTTTGGGTTCAGAGGAGAATCTAGCACTCTTGGCAGGAGAGAAGACCGTGTCCCCCAGGAATGATCCAGTCTCCCCAGCCATGGCTCGGAGCAGAGATCCTGAGAAAGGTGACCGTTCCAAAGAGGAGATGGCAGAGGCAGCAGATGCTCTAACCTTGGTGGATG AGCCGGAGTCCATGGTGAACCTGGCATTTGTCAAGAATGACTCATATGAGAAGGGCCCAGATTCAGTGGTGGTGCATGTGTACGTGAAAGAAATCTGCAGGGACACTTCTCGAGTGCTTTTCCGCGAGCAAGATTTCACGCTTATCTTCCAGACCAG GGATGGAAACTTCCTGAGACTACACCCAGGCTGTGGGCCCCATACCATCTTCCGTTGGCAGGTGAAGCTCAG GAACCTGATTGAGCCTGAGCAGTGCACCTTTTGCTTCACGGCCTCTCGAATTGACATCTGCCTCCGAAAGCGGCAAAGTCAGCGCTGGGGGGGCCTGGAGGCCCCAGCTGCACGAG TGGGTGGTGCAAAGGTTGCCGTGCCGACAGGTCCAACCCCTCTGGATTCAACCCCACCGGgaggtgccccccaccctctcACAGGCCAGGAGGAAGCTCGGGCTGTGGAGAAGGAAAAACCCAAGGCTCGATCTGAGGACACGGGGCTGGATGGTGTGGTGGCCCGCACCCCCATGGAGCATGTAGCCCCAAAGCCAGAGCCACACCTAGCCTCG CCCAAGCCCACGTGTATGGTGCCTCCAATGCCCCACAGCCCTGTGAGCGGAGATagtgtggaggaagaggaggaggaagagaagaaggtgtGTTTGCCTGGCTTCACTGGCCTTGTCAACCTAGGCAACACCTGCTTCATGAACAGTGTCATTCAGTCTCTGTCCAATACTCGGGAGCTCCGGGACTTCTTCCATG ACCGCTCCTTTGAGGCCGAGATCAACTACAACAACCCACTGGGGACTGGTGGGCGTCTGGCCATTGGCTTTGCTGTGTTGCTCCGGGCACTGTGGAAGGGCACCCACCATGCCTTCCAGCCTTCCAAGTTGAAG GCCATTGTGGCGAGCAAGGCCAGCCAGTTCACAGGCTATGCGCAGCATGATGCCCAGGAGTTCATGGCTTTCTTGCTGGATGGGCTGCATGAAGACTTGAATCGCATTCAGAACAAGCCCTACACAGAAACTGTGGATTCAGATGGGCGGCCCGATGAG GTGGTGGCTGAAGAAGCATGGCAGCGGCATAAGATGAGGAATGACTCTTTCATCGTAGACCTGTTTCAGGGCCAGTATAAGTCGAAGCTGGTGTGCCCTGTGTGTGCCAAG GTCTCCATCACTTTTGACCCATTCCTCTACCTGCCAGTACCCTTGCCACAGAAGCAGAAGGTTCTCCCCATCTTCTATTTTGCCCGGGAGCCGCACAGCAAACCCATCAAG TTTCTGGTGAGCATCAGCAAGGAGAACTCCAGTGCAAGTGAAGTGTTGGAATCCCTCTCTCAGAGTGTCCACGTGAAGCCTGAGAACCTGCGTCTAGCTGAG GTGATTAAGAATCGTTTCCACCGTGTATTCCTGCCCTCCCACTCATTGGACACTGTGTCCCCATCTGACACGCTCCTCTGCTTTGAGCTGCTATCCCCAGAGTTGGCTAAGGAGCGGGTGGTGGTGCTAGAGGTGCAGCAG CGCCCCCAGGTGCCCAGCATCCCCATCTCCAAGTGTGCAGCCTGCCAGCGGAAGCAGCAGTCAGAGGACGAGAAGCTGAAGCGCTGTACCCGGTGCTACCGCGTGGGCTACTGCAACCA gCTCTGCCAGAAAACCCACTGGCCTGACCACAAGGGTCTCTGCCGCCCTGAGAACATTGGCTACCCATTTCTGGTCAGTGTACCTGCCTCACGTCTCACTTATGCTCGTCTTGCTCAGCTGCTAGAGGGCTATGCCCG GTATTCTGTGAGTGTATTCCAACCACCCTTCCAGCCTGGCCGCATGGCCTTGGAATCCCAGGGCACTGGCTGTACTACGTTGCTCTCTACTAGCTCCCTGGAGGCTGGGGACAGTGAGAGGGACCCGATTCAGCCGCCTGAGCTCCAGTTGGTGACCCCCGTGGCTGAGGGGGACACAGGGGTCCCTAGGACATGGGCGGCTCCTGATcggggctctgtgcccagcaccaGTGGAGTTTCTTCTGAGGTACTGGCCAGTGGGCCTGTTGAAGTTGGCTCCTTGCCTGCTGGTGAGAGGATGTCTCGGCCCGAAG CTGCTGTGCCTGGATATCAGCACCCAAGTGAAGCCATAAATGCCCACACCCCTCagttcttcatctataaaattgacGCATCTAACCGAGAGCAGCGGCTGGAGGACAAAG GAGACACCCCCCTGGAGCTGGGTGAGGACTGCAGCCTGGCTCTAGTGTGGCGGAACAATGAGCGCCTGCAGGAATTTGTGTTGGTAGCCTCCAAAGAGCTGGAGTGTGCTGAGGATCCAGGCTCTGCTGGTGAGGCTGCCCGTGCTGGGCACTTTACTCTGGACCAGTGCCTGAACCTCTTCACTCGGCCTGAGGTGCTGGCGCCTGAGGAGGCTTG GTACTGCCCACAGTGTAAACAACACAGAGAGGCCTCCAAGCAGCTGCTGCTGTGGCGCTTGCCCAACGTACTCATTGTGCAGCTCAAGCGCTTCTCCTTTCGGAGTTTCATTTGGCGTGACAAGATCAACGACCTGGTGGAGTTTCCTGTTCG GAACCTGGACCTGAGCAAGTTTTGCATTGGTCAGAAAGAGGAACAGCTGCCTAGCTACGACCTGTACGCTGTCATCAACCACTACGGAGGCATGATTGGCGGCCACTACACTGCCTGTGCCCGCCTGCCCAATGACCGCAGCAGCCAGCGCAGCGACGTGG GGTGGCGCTTATTTGATGACAGCACGGTGACAACAGTAGACGAGAGCCAGGTCGTGACGCGTtatgcctatgttctcttctaccGCCGGCGGAACTCTCCTGTGGAGAGGCCCCCCAGGGCAGGTCACTCTGAGCACCACCCAGACCTAGGCCCTGCAGCCGATGCTGCTGCCAGCCAG GCTTCCCGGATTTGGCAGGAGCTGGAGGCCGAGGAGGAACCGGTACCTGAGGGGCCTGTGCCCCTGGGTCCCTGGGGGCCCCAAGACTGGGTGGGCCCCCCACCACGTGGCCCTACCACACCAGATGAGGGCTGCCTCCGGTACTTTGTTCTGGGTACCGTGGCAGCTTTGGTGGCCCTCGTGCTCAACGTGTTCTATCCTCTGGTATCCCAGAGTCGCTGGAGATGA
- the USP19 gene encoding ubiquitin carboxyl-terminal hydrolase 19 isoform X5 has protein sequence MSGGASTTGPRRGPPGLEEATSKKKQKDRANQESKDGDPRRGSVSSREEQAKEELLLDWRQSADEVIVKLRVGAGPLRLEEVDAAFTDTDCVVRLPGGRQWGGVFYAEIESSCTKVQARKGGLLQLALPKKVPLLTWPSLLKPLGTQEALPGLRCQENGQEPSPIAPEPGPEPRRGKQEARNQKRAQGRGEVGAGAGPGAQAGPSAKRAVHLRRGPDGEGSRDGPGPRGDAPPFLAETATQAEAEEQLRVPPLNPQTCLLGSEENLALLAGEKTVSPRNDPVSPAMARSRDPEKGDRSKEEMAEAADALTLVDEPESMVNLAFVKNDSYEKGPDSVVVHVYVKEICRDTSRVLFREQDFTLIFQTRDGNFLRLHPGCGPHTIFRWQVKLRNLIEPEQCTFCFTASRIDICLRKRQSQRWGGLEAPAARGAVGGAKVAVPTGPTPLDSTPPGGAPHPLTGQEEARAVEKEKPKARSEDTGLDGVVARTPMEHVAPKPEPHLASPKPTCMVPPMPHSPVSGDSVEEEEEEEKKVCLPGFTGLVNLGNTCFMNSVIQSLSNTRELRDFFHDRSFEAEINYNNPLGTGGRLAIGFAVLLRALWKGTHHAFQPSKLKAIVASKASQFTGYAQHDAQEFMAFLLDGLHEDLNRIQNKPYTETVDSDGRPDEVVAEEAWQRHKMRNDSFIVDLFQGQYKSKLVCPVCAKVSITFDPFLYLPVPLPQKQKVLPIFYFAREPHSKPIKFLVSISKENSSASEVLESLSQSVHVKPENLRLAEVIKNRFHRVFLPSHSLDTVSPSDTLLCFELLSPELAKERVVVLEVQQRPQVPSIPISKCAACQRKQQSEDEKLKRCTRCYRVGYCNQLCQKTHWPDHKGLCRPENIGYPFLVSVPASRLTYARLAQLLEGYARYSVSVFQPPFQPGRMALESQGTGCTTLLSTSSLEAGDSERDPIQPPELQLVTPVAEGDTGVPRTWAAPDRGSVPSTSGVSSEVLASGPVEVGSLPAGERMSRPEAAVPGYQHPSEAINAHTPQFFIYKIDASNREQRLEDKGDTPLELGEDCSLALVWRNNERLQEFVLVASKELECAEDPGSAGEAARAGHFTLDQCLNLFTRPEVLAPEEAWYCPQCKQHREASKQLLLWRLPNVLIVQLKRFSFRSFIWRDKINDLVEFPVRNLDLSKFCIGQKEEQLPSYDLYAVINHYGGMIGGHYTACARLPNDRSSQRSDVGWRLFDDSTVTTVDESQVVTRYAYVLFYRRRNSPVERPPRAGHSEHHPDLGPAADAAASQASRIWQELEAEEEPVPEGPVPLGPWGPQDWVGPPPRGPTTPDEGCLRYFVLGTVAALVALVLNVFYPLVSQSRWR, from the exons ATGTCTGGTGGGGCCAGCACCACGGGCCCAAGGAGAGGTCCCCCAGGACTGGAGGAGGCCACCAGTAAGAAGAAGCAGAAGGATCGAGCAAACCAAGAGAGCAAGGATGGAGATCCTAGGAGAG GGTCAGTGTCCTCTCGGGAGGAGCAGGCCAAAGAGG AGTTGTTGCTTGATTGGAGGCAGAGTGCAGATGAGGTGATTGTCAAGCTGCGTGTGGGAGCGGGTCCCCTGCGGCTGGAGGAGGTGGATGCTGCTTTCACAGACACAGACTGCGTGGTGCGGCTTCCAG GTGGTCGGCAGTGGGGTGGTGTTTTCTATGCTGAGATAGAAAGTTCTTGCACCAAAGTACAAGCCCGCAAGGGTGGCCTCCTGCAGCTGGCACTGCCCAAGAAGGTACCTCTGCTCACATGGCCCTCTCTTCTG AAACCTCTAGGGACCCAGGAGGCGTTGCCAGGGCTGCGGTGTCAGGAGAATGGGCAGGAGCCATCTCCCATTGCCCCGGAGCCAGGCCCTGAGCCCCGGCGGGGTAAACAGGAGGCCCGGAACCAGAAGAGGGCCCAGGGCCGTGGTGAGGTAGGCGCAGGGGCTGGCCCCGGGGCCCAGGCAGGGCCCAGCGCCAAGAGGGCTGTGCATCTCCGCAGAGGGCCAGATGGGGAAGGGTCCAGAGATGGGCCTGGACCCCGGGGCGATGCCCCCCCCTTCTTGGCTgagacagccacccag GCTGAGGCTGAGGAACAGCTCCGGGTACCACCGCTGAACCCCCAGACCTGCCTTTTGGGTTCAGAGGAGAATCTAGCACTCTTGGCAGGAGAGAAGACCGTGTCCCCCAGGAATGATCCAGTCTCCCCAGCCATGGCTCGGAGCAGAGATCCTGAGAAAGGTGACCGTTCCAAAGAGGAGATGGCAGAGGCAGCAGATGCTCTAACCTTGGTGGATG AGCCGGAGTCCATGGTGAACCTGGCATTTGTCAAGAATGACTCATATGAGAAGGGCCCAGATTCAGTGGTGGTGCATGTGTACGTGAAAGAAATCTGCAGGGACACTTCTCGAGTGCTTTTCCGCGAGCAAGATTTCACGCTTATCTTCCAGACCAG GGATGGAAACTTCCTGAGACTACACCCAGGCTGTGGGCCCCATACCATCTTCCGTTGGCAGGTGAAGCTCAG GAACCTGATTGAGCCTGAGCAGTGCACCTTTTGCTTCACGGCCTCTCGAATTGACATCTGCCTCCGAAAGCGGCAAAGTCAGCGCTGGGGGGGCCTGGAGGCCCCAGCTGCACGAG GTGCAGTGGGTGGTGCAAAGGTTGCCGTGCCGACAGGTCCAACCCCTCTGGATTCAACCCCACCGGgaggtgccccccaccctctcACAGGCCAGGAGGAAGCTCGGGCTGTGGAGAAGGAAAAACCCAAGGCTCGATCTGAGGACACGGGGCTGGATGGTGTGGTGGCCCGCACCCCCATGGAGCATGTAGCCCCAAAGCCAGAGCCACACCTAGCCTCG CCCAAGCCCACGTGTATGGTGCCTCCAATGCCCCACAGCCCTGTGAGCGGAGATagtgtggaggaagaggaggaggaagagaagaaggtgtGTTTGCCTGGCTTCACTGGCCTTGTCAACCTAGGCAACACCTGCTTCATGAACAGTGTCATTCAGTCTCTGTCCAATACTCGGGAGCTCCGGGACTTCTTCCATG ACCGCTCCTTTGAGGCCGAGATCAACTACAACAACCCACTGGGGACTGGTGGGCGTCTGGCCATTGGCTTTGCTGTGTTGCTCCGGGCACTGTGGAAGGGCACCCACCATGCCTTCCAGCCTTCCAAGTTGAAG GCCATTGTGGCGAGCAAGGCCAGCCAGTTCACAGGCTATGCGCAGCATGATGCCCAGGAGTTCATGGCTTTCTTGCTGGATGGGCTGCATGAAGACTTGAATCGCATTCAGAACAAGCCCTACACAGAAACTGTGGATTCAGATGGGCGGCCCGATGAG GTGGTGGCTGAAGAAGCATGGCAGCGGCATAAGATGAGGAATGACTCTTTCATCGTAGACCTGTTTCAGGGCCAGTATAAGTCGAAGCTGGTGTGCCCTGTGTGTGCCAAG GTCTCCATCACTTTTGACCCATTCCTCTACCTGCCAGTACCCTTGCCACAGAAGCAGAAGGTTCTCCCCATCTTCTATTTTGCCCGGGAGCCGCACAGCAAACCCATCAAG TTTCTGGTGAGCATCAGCAAGGAGAACTCCAGTGCAAGTGAAGTGTTGGAATCCCTCTCTCAGAGTGTCCACGTGAAGCCTGAGAACCTGCGTCTAGCTGAG GTGATTAAGAATCGTTTCCACCGTGTATTCCTGCCCTCCCACTCATTGGACACTGTGTCCCCATCTGACACGCTCCTCTGCTTTGAGCTGCTATCCCCAGAGTTGGCTAAGGAGCGGGTGGTGGTGCTAGAGGTGCAGCAG CGCCCCCAGGTGCCCAGCATCCCCATCTCCAAGTGTGCAGCCTGCCAGCGGAAGCAGCAGTCAGAGGACGAGAAGCTGAAGCGCTGTACCCGGTGCTACCGCGTGGGCTACTGCAACCA gCTCTGCCAGAAAACCCACTGGCCTGACCACAAGGGTCTCTGCCGCCCTGAGAACATTGGCTACCCATTTCTGGTCAGTGTACCTGCCTCACGTCTCACTTATGCTCGTCTTGCTCAGCTGCTAGAGGGCTATGCCCG GTATTCTGTGAGTGTATTCCAACCACCCTTCCAGCCTGGCCGCATGGCCTTGGAATCCCAGGGCACTGGCTGTACTACGTTGCTCTCTACTAGCTCCCTGGAGGCTGGGGACAGTGAGAGGGACCCGATTCAGCCGCCTGAGCTCCAGTTGGTGACCCCCGTGGCTGAGGGGGACACAGGGGTCCCTAGGACATGGGCGGCTCCTGATcggggctctgtgcccagcaccaGTGGAGTTTCTTCTGAGGTACTGGCCAGTGGGCCTGTTGAAGTTGGCTCCTTGCCTGCTGGTGAGAGGATGTCTCGGCCCGAAG CTGCTGTGCCTGGATATCAGCACCCAAGTGAAGCCATAAATGCCCACACCCCTCagttcttcatctataaaattgacGCATCTAACCGAGAGCAGCGGCTGGAGGACAAAG GAGACACCCCCCTGGAGCTGGGTGAGGACTGCAGCCTGGCTCTAGTGTGGCGGAACAATGAGCGCCTGCAGGAATTTGTGTTGGTAGCCTCCAAAGAGCTGGAGTGTGCTGAGGATCCAGGCTCTGCTGGTGAGGCTGCCCGTGCTGGGCACTTTACTCTGGACCAGTGCCTGAACCTCTTCACTCGGCCTGAGGTGCTGGCGCCTGAGGAGGCTTG GTACTGCCCACAGTGTAAACAACACAGAGAGGCCTCCAAGCAGCTGCTGCTGTGGCGCTTGCCCAACGTACTCATTGTGCAGCTCAAGCGCTTCTCCTTTCGGAGTTTCATTTGGCGTGACAAGATCAACGACCTGGTGGAGTTTCCTGTTCG GAACCTGGACCTGAGCAAGTTTTGCATTGGTCAGAAAGAGGAACAGCTGCCTAGCTACGACCTGTACGCTGTCATCAACCACTACGGAGGCATGATTGGCGGCCACTACACTGCCTGTGCCCGCCTGCCCAATGACCGCAGCAGCCAGCGCAGCGACGTGG GGTGGCGCTTATTTGATGACAGCACGGTGACAACAGTAGACGAGAGCCAGGTCGTGACGCGTtatgcctatgttctcttctaccGCCGGCGGAACTCTCCTGTGGAGAGGCCCCCCAGGGCAGGTCACTCTGAGCACCACCCAGACCTAGGCCCTGCAGCCGATGCTGCTGCCAGCCAG GCTTCCCGGATTTGGCAGGAGCTGGAGGCCGAGGAGGAACCGGTACCTGAGGGGCCTGTGCCCCTGGGTCCCTGGGGGCCCCAAGACTGGGTGGGCCCCCCACCACGTGGCCCTACCACACCAGATGAGGGCTGCCTCCGGTACTTTGTTCTGGGTACCGTGGCAGCTTTGGTGGCCCTCGTGCTCAACGTGTTCTATCCTCTGGTATCCCAGAGTCGCTGGAGATGA